One Nasonia vitripennis strain AsymCx chromosome 1 unlocalized genomic scaffold, Nvit_psr_1.1 chr1_random0005, whole genome shotgun sequence genomic window carries:
- the LOC103316826 gene encoding uncharacterized protein LOC103316826: MRETTAFMQKGIELFGDVASFLRDIDVSLLFKRLLLLEIGSEKFRSIRDFYTQLCLESDAESSIYMQEGCSLHMHKDIFLYEVQTQVTREQHIFGFKTIHDCIHYSPPIVALLMLKRIIEELENE, from the exons ATGAGGGAAACGACAGCTTTTATGCAAAAAGGGATTGAATTGTTCGGCGATGTAGCGAGTTTTTTGAGGGATATTGATGTCTCACTCCTTTTTAAAAGATTATTGCTCTTGGAAATTGGCTCTGAG AAATTTAGAAGCATTCGTGATTTCTATACACAACTGTGTTTAGAAAGTGATGCTGAATCTTCAATATATATGCAGGAAGGCTGCAGCCTGCACATGCACaaggatatttttttatatgaagTGCAGACGCAAGTGACACGAGAGCAGCATATATTTGGGTTTAAAACCATACATGATTGCATCCATTATAGTCCACCAATTGTTGCACTTTTGATGTTAAAACGCATAATAGAGGAATtagaaaatgaataa
- the LOC116415886 gene encoding uncharacterized protein LOC116415886: MQKRVGDKAKLLYTDTDSLIYEVSDVDMYAVMKTDLHEFDTSDYPVDNQFNIPLVNKKIVGLMKDECNGNIMTEFVGLCSKMYSVKVQGQQPIKKAKGVKSLVVKSTIEFDDYIHCLRDKATISRQQKNIHSRLHVIRTEKEHKIALSPLNDKRYLIPGQTDTLPWGHYMIDGYQLIEEDEPSAKRVRLH, encoded by the coding sequence ATGCAGAAACGGGTGGGAGACAAGGCCAAGCTCCTCTACACAGACACAGACAGTCTCATCTATGAAGTAAGCGATGTAGATATGTACGCTGTGATGAAGACTGACCTTCATGAGTTCGACACTTCTGATTATCCGGTCGATAATCAATTCAACATTCCTTTAGTCAATAAGAAGATAGTCGGACTCATGAAGGACGAGTGCAATGGCAACATCATGACGGAGTTTGTTGGCCTCTGTAGCAAGATGTACTCCGTTAAGGTACAAGGACAGCAACCTATCAAGAAGGCAAAGGGTGTGAAGTCGTTAGTCGTCAAGTCAACCATTGAGTTTGACGACTACATCCATTGTCTTCGAGATAAGGCAACGATCTCCCGGCAACAAAAGAACATCCACAGCCGCCTCCACGTTATCAGGACCGAGAAGGAGCATAAGATCGCTCTGAGTCCACTTAACGATAAGCGATACCTCATCCCCGGTCAGACGGATACTCTACCGTGGGGTCATTACATGATTGATGGATATCAGCTTATCGAGGAAGATGAGCCATCTGCGAAGAGAGTCAGATTACATTAG